From Malus sylvestris chromosome 1, drMalSylv7.2, whole genome shotgun sequence:
TAGTATTTTCAAGAATGAAAATCCCTTTCATTACATATCTTTTACTCGAGCCATGACTACGGTTAATGATTATTTCAAGGATAATTCTGGTCACTTAGAGGAAGCAGAAGCAGTTGCAGAAGAAAACTTGATTAAGTGGCAATGCCCAATGTCCCCTTACATTAAAATTAACTTTGAAGGTTCGATTTCAAACTATGTGGTAGTCGGAGGCTTCGTTATTAGAAATTGGGATAACAAACCTATCCTCGCTGGAGCGATGAACCTAGGCTCTGTGACCATCAATGTTGTCGATGCTCTAGCTTTACGTGAAGCGTTGATCTGGGCTAGGAGGAGGAACttgaaatacatgtttatggaACGTGACTCAAAGCTTGTCATTGATGCAGTTCGTGGTGCTTCTGATGTGCCTTGGAACTTAAGATCCATCATTGAAGACATCAGGTGGTGGGCTACAAATTTCCAGGATATCAAGTGGAGGCATATTTTTAGGGAAGCAAACTTTGTTGGGGATGCCAGAGCTTCTGTTGGGTTTTAAGAGAAATAAGCTTTGTATTTGAGATGCTAGTCTCCCAATGGAAGCAAATTTGGCTTTTCTTTTCAATTGTAGTGCCTATGGCTATGTAAGGGGTT
This genomic window contains:
- the LOC126610654 gene encoding uncharacterized protein LOC126610654 is translated as SNFDGNLKVSEWLGGLTHLDKNTVSSLSKALVICWQIWNDRNASIFKNENPFHYISFTRAMTTVNDYFKDNSGHLEEAEAVAEENLIKWQCPMSPYIKINFEGSISNYVVVGGFVIRNWDNKPILAGAMNLGSVTINVVDALALREALIWARRRNLKYMFMERDSKLVIDAVRGASDVPWNLRSIIEDIRWWATNFQDIKWRHIFREANFVGDARASVGF